Within the Methanofastidiosum sp. genome, the region TTAATTGTTCTTTTGATTTTTCTTTGTCATCCATTAGTATTCCTCATTTTATAGTATAGTTATTCTTTGAATTAATAGATTGTTAAGAGATTAGATTCTGATTATACAATATCTAATTTTGAATAGATTATTTATTAATGTTTCCCCAAGGGCACGCTTTTAAACATATACCACAAGCCATCACGCCCAGATCCGGATCTTTAGAAAATTCTTCAAGTTTTGAAACACATTTATCTATATCAAGCGCAAGCTCTCTTTCCTTAGGATAGTTCTTGAAACTAGTATTTTTTAATGCGCCAACAATGCAACTATCAATACAATTTTGGCATTCACCACATTTGTTTTCTAATGGTTTTCCTACTTCAATCGGAGCATTAGTTAATATTGACGCAAAACGAATTCTAGGGCCATATTCTTTAGTTATTAAATTTAATGATTTTCCAATCCATCCAACTCCTGCAGTTCTTGCAATAGCTCGGTGGGATATAAAACTCCTCCATTTAAAATCTTTAAGCGGTTTAGAAGCAGGTATAGGGAGGGTCTTATATTTCTTAGATTCTAAAAACCTTGAAAGTGTATAAGCTATAAAATCCAATCTATCGTTAATCATAACATAGTGTTTTGCATAGATGGGCCTGCTCTCTGGAAGTTTTTCAATAACTTCATCAGGAACTTTTAATCCTATACTAATTCCGTGGGAATAGTTTTCTAGTAAATCTTTGGGGTAAGTGTCATATTCGCTTAATAATTCTAGATCTGCAATCCCAAATGTGTCGACACCAAATTTATATACTTGCTCTATTAATTCACAAGTTAGATCGGAATCATTTTCATTTGTGCTTTCAGATTTTTTCATAACAATAATATTTTGCAAGTTTTATAAATATATTGAATTCTTTTTACTCTTTAATTGCTAAATAGTTTGATATGAGAATTAATCCGCCTCCAACAAATATACTTGAATTAAGATACTGGCTAAATACTACCATTGCCACGATAGATGCTACAACAGGCTCAAGAAGAAGTATTATCCCAGCTTTCGATGCTTCCACTTTCTCGATAGCTTTATAGAATAATGAGTTTGGAAAAAAAGCAGAAATTAAACAAAATAAACCAAAATATATCCAATAACTTGTGGGGAAATGATAGGAGAGTCTTGTTAGATAATCATATTGATAGAAGAGTTTAATTACAGGAAACAAAAGTATCAACCAAAGAAAGGATATTAATGAGTAAGCAGAAACTGTATTGATGTAATATTCTTGATTGATTCCAGTCTTTCTAGCAAAGATGATCCACAAGGAAAGAAATATTCCTGCAAGTAAAGAAGAAATCAATCCTTTTGTACTGCCAACATTACTAATATTCCAAGGAGATAGGAGAAAAATTACGCCAAGAAAGGCAACACTTACCGCTAATATTTTCATTTTAGATATTTTTTCATTTAGAAGAATCCTGCCAAAAAAAGTCGTCCATATCGGTTGTGTATAAAGCAATAGAGCTACTATGGCAACAGGTGTTCCAAAAATGACCCCTCCAAATTGTGTCAATTGCAATAAAGCACCAATAAAGCCATATAAAATAAAAAATAGAATATTGTCTCTTCTAAAGGGGAATATTTTTTTAATAGCAACTATTGGCAATGTGAGTAAAAAAAGAAATAATAGCGAATATAACGATATCTCATAAAGAGAGAATCCTAGATTCGAAAAAAATTGTCCGCCAGGGATAATTAGACCAAAAAATATTGCAGAAATGATAATGGTCCAATAGTCCTTTTTCATGAAACGATGATAAATAACATGTTTATTAAATTAATTATAGTCTTCAAGGGTAAAGTATATTCTTCTATTGGTTTTTCCCTTATTGACAGCTTCAAGAAATATTATCTTACCTATTTCCTTTAAACTTTTTACGTGACAGCCGCCGTCAGCTTGAGCATCAAATCCTTTAATATCAACAATTCTTAATTTCTTGACTTCATGAGGAAACTCCATAGCTAGTTTGAAAAGAGATGGATCCTTTTTAGCCTCTTCAATGTCTTTGTAATAAATTTCTACAGGTAGGTCTTTTTTTATAATTCCATTTGCTTCATCAATTATTTTCTTGATAAACTCAATATCAAATTTTTCCATATTGAGGTCTATTCTTCCTTTTTCAGGTGTCAATTGATTGCCTGTTATCAATAAGTTGTAATTTCTATTAAATACGCCAGAGATTAGATGGGCTGCGGTATGATATCTCATTAACTTGTATCTTCTGTCCCAATCTATAACACAATGTACTTCATCACCTTGATTTAGTCCTTCTTTATCAACTTCATGGCTTATATCTCCTTCAAATTTACCCACATAAATAACATTGTACTCTTTTCCATTTTTGTTTATGATTTTACCAGTGTCCCACTCTACTCCACCACTATTTGGATAAAATGATGTTTTGTCTAATATTATGTATTTCCCTTTAGCAGAGATTACATTAGCATCAAATTCTATTAGGTAAGAATCTTCCATGTACAAACAGTCAGTCATTGACTCACCAAAAATTTAAATTTTAAAAAAATAAAAAATAATAAATTTTTATTAAAGCCCGATTGAGCTAAGTAATGCCCGGACTGCATTTAACAATATAATGAATATTACAATAGGGGCTACAACTCTAAGGATCCAAATCCAAACTGGTTGAAGTGTGAACTTGCTTTCTATAGTTGTTTGCTTCTTTGCAACATCCACTATTACCCATCCTACAAACAGTGAAATTAACATACCGCCTAGTGGAAGCATTATGTCTGATAGAAGGCTCATAGCATCCAAGAAAGACACTCCTAAGATGTTTATTGACATCGCTCCTTGAGATAAAGCTGAAGGAACACCTAAAAGAAAGATTGCCCCCCCTATTATTAAAGCTGCTTTTTGTCTAGCCCATTTAAGATTATCAATCATATAAGCTACCACAACTTCTAGTAAAGAAATAGCGGATGTAATTGCAGCAAACAATAGAAGTACGAAGAATAATGCTGACCATATGGCACCCCCAGGCATTAAGGCAAAGACTTGGGGCAATGTTATAAAAGTAAGCCCAGGTCCTGCTCCAGGTGCAACTCCAAATGCAAACACTGCAGGGAATATAACAAATCCAGCCAAGATTGCGATTCCTGTATCGAGCAATGTGACTGTAGCCGCTGATTGAGGCAACGATGTCTTTTTTGAACCCAAGTAGCTTCCATAAGTAATCATTGCGCCCATTCCTAGAGAAAGTGAGAAGAAAGCTTGCCCGAGTGCTGCCATTAAAGTAGAACTAGTTATTTTTGAGAAATCTGGGTTTAGGTAAAAACTAATCCCTGCCCCAGCGCCAGGTAATGTTACTGCCCTGAATATAAGCGCCAATAATATCACGAAAAGTGCGGGCATTAATACCTTACACCATCTCTCAATTCCTTCGCCAATCCCTTTGTAGACCACATAGATTGTGATTGCCATAAAAATAGCGTGGAATAAAACTGTCTGTGGTCCATTTCCTATAAATCCAAGGAAATAGCCAGTAGCATCTGTTGACGGGTTAATTAGTCCAGTAAATGAACTTATTACATACTTTATTGTCCACCCTCCGATAACTGAGTAGAACGATAATATAATAAATCCTGCTGCAACTCCCAGCCATCCTACAATGGGCCAAGCTCCTCCTTTGAGCTTTTGGAATGCCCCAACGGGGTTAAGCTGTGTTGATCTACCGATTGCAAATTCAGCGAGCATTACAGAAACACCAATAGTTAAGACTATGGCTAAATATACTAATACGAACGCAGCCCCACCGTTTGCACCGGTAAGATACGGGAAACGCCAGATATTTCCTAGTCCTACAGCTGAACCAGCAGCAGCTAACCAGAAACCTGTTTTACTACTCCATGAGTCTCTTACCATTTTTCAAACCTCCTTTTTTTAAGTCTAATAAACCAAGTTAAATTTAGTTTATCAAGACATTGTCTAGTTTTTTATTAACTAGTATATAAGTTTTACCAATTAAAACTTATTTAATTAAGTTATTTCCAAAAAAAATCATATTTTGTTTTATTTACTAAATTTAATTATTCTATTTATATTTATTATAGAATATAATAATATTTTACATATTAATTTACTAAATAATAGTAAAACTTAAGTAGTATTATGTTAAAATAATAATGGGATAAATATGAAAAATATTGTTGAAACGGCAATTGCCGCAGGAAATTTTAAAACCTTGGTCGAAGCAGTAAAAGCTGCAGGTTTAGTGGATGTATTAAGTGGCCCAGGACCATTTACAGTTTTTGCACCACAAGACAGTGCATTTGCAGCTCTCCCGGCAGGAACAGTAGAAGGCTTATTAAAAGACAAGGCCAAATTGACAGAAATATTGAAGTACCACGTCGTATCCGGTAAATATGACCTTTCCCAGATGAGGGAGAGATCTGGAATGCAAAGTGAGATGACCAAACTTAAAACGTTACAAGGCACAGAGCTTAAAATATCTTCAGCAACAGCAACTACCGGCTCAGATCAGATTGAAACAGTAATGCTTGAGAGTGCAGTTGTTATTAAGCCTGATATTCTATGTTCGAATGGGATATGCCACATGATTGATAGAGTTTTAATTCCAAAATAATCTATTTTTTTTTATTTATGACTCTTATTAGAAAAAAACTTGTATTTTTCTAAGACCTTATATCAATGAATTGTTTTTATAGAAAATAAGAATTAAAAAAAAATTAAAAGTTAGCATTACATCATTTGTGGTGCTGAACCACTCATGTTTCTATATGCTTCAGATTTTGCAAGCTCTTTGCCTGCTAAAACATCATCTATCCTTAGTATCATTACTGTTGCTTCGGCAGCACTTTTTATCGCCTGACTTTTAATTTTTAGGGGTTCAACTACGCCAGCTTTAAACA harbors:
- a CDS encoding sodium-dependent transporter, with product MVRDSWSSKTGFWLAAAGSAVGLGNIWRFPYLTGANGGAAFVLVYLAIVLTIGVSVMLAEFAIGRSTQLNPVGAFQKLKGGAWPIVGWLGVAAGFIILSFYSVIGGWTIKYVISSFTGLINPSTDATGYFLGFIGNGPQTVLFHAIFMAITIYVVYKGIGEGIERWCKVLMPALFVILLALIFRAVTLPGAGAGISFYLNPDFSKITSSTLMAALGQAFFSLSLGMGAMITYGSYLGSKKTSLPQSAATVTLLDTGIAILAGFVIFPAVFAFGVAPGAGPGLTFITLPQVFALMPGGAIWSALFFVLLLFAAITSAISLLEVVVAYMIDNLKWARQKAALIIGGAIFLLGVPSALSQGAMSINILGVSFLDAMSLLSDIMLPLGGMLISLFVGWVIVDVAKKQTTIESKFTLQPVWIWILRVVAPIVIFIILLNAVRALLSSIGL
- a CDS encoding DMT family transporter, which produces MKKDYWTIIISAIFFGLIIPGGQFFSNLGFSLYEISLYSLLFLFLLTLPIVAIKKIFPFRRDNILFFILYGFIGALLQLTQFGGVIFGTPVAIVALLLYTQPIWTTFFGRILLNEKISKMKILAVSVAFLGVIFLLSPWNISNVGSTKGLISSLLAGIFLSLWIIFARKTGINQEYYINTVSAYSLISFLWLILLFPVIKLFYQYDYLTRLSYHFPTSYWIYFGLFCLISAFFPNSLFYKAIEKVEASKAGIILLLEPVVASIVAMVVFSQYLNSSIFVGGGLILISNYLAIKE
- a CDS encoding fasciclin domain-containing protein, whose protein sequence is MKNIVETAIAAGNFKTLVEAVKAAGLVDVLSGPGPFTVFAPQDSAFAALPAGTVEGLLKDKAKLTEILKYHVVSGKYDLSQMRERSGMQSEMTKLKTLQGTELKISSATATTGSDQIETVMLESAVVIKPDILCSNGICHMIDRVLIPK
- a CDS encoding 4Fe-4S dicluster domain-containing protein, with the protein product MKKSESTNENDSDLTCELIEQVYKFGVDTFGIADLELLSEYDTYPKDLLENYSHGISIGLKVPDEVIEKLPESRPIYAKHYVMINDRLDFIAYTLSRFLESKKYKTLPIPASKPLKDFKWRSFISHRAIARTAGVGWIGKSLNLITKEYGPRIRFASILTNAPIEVGKPLENKCGECQNCIDSCIVGALKNTSFKNYPKERELALDIDKCVSKLEEFSKDPDLGVMACGICLKACPWGNINK
- a CDS encoding alanyl-tRNA editing protein, giving the protein MTDCLYMEDSYLIEFDANVISAKGKYIILDKTSFYPNSGGVEWDTGKIINKNGKEYNVIYVGKFEGDISHEVDKEGLNQGDEVHCVIDWDRRYKLMRYHTAAHLISGVFNRNYNLLITGNQLTPEKGRIDLNMEKFDIEFIKKIIDEANGIIKKDLPVEIYYKDIEEAKKDPSLFKLAMEFPHEVKKLRIVDIKGFDAQADGGCHVKSLKEIGKIIFLEAVNKGKTNRRIYFTLEDYN